One Thermococcus sp. M36 genomic window, AGGACGTCTCGAACCTCTACGCCGGGAACGTCTATTCCGTTGACGAACTCGTTGATGCGCTTAAGGTCGTGGACGACGGCTCCCTCGTCATTGTTTCCCGCTTCCCCACCCTTCTTAACCGCTCCGCGGAAAGGCTCGTGGAGATCCGGCGAAAGGTGGATAAGAAAGGCCTCGTTCTGGTTCTCAGCCACTCGACCATAGAGCTCAACGAGCTCGACCTTCCTGGAGAATTCAGGCGGTTCTATGACCTCCCGGAGATCTTTGATGTCCTCGCCGTACTGAGAACCAGCTCCTACCGCGGCCACCACAGGTTCAACATCACCGTCCTCAAAGCTCCCCCAGACCACGTCTCCAGCGTTGGGGATCACTCAATTCCGGCCGACTCCCTCGTAAAGCATATACTTTAGCCGTAGATATCAATGTGCCCGAAACCGAGAACGTAGCGGACATAGACGGCAGCAATAAACAGCAGCAGCACAATGCCAGCCGCGACGAAGTCCCTCCGCGTCATCCGGATGTCGTAGAGAGCCGTCCTCTTTCTCCCAGCCCCAAAGCCCCTGCTCTCAAGGGCGATGCTTAGCTCATGGGCGGTCTTCAGGGAGGCAACAAGAAGGGGGATCAGCACAGCACTCATGCGCTTCACCCTGACGAAAACGTTTCCCTTCTCTACCTCCCACCCCCTGCTCTTCTGGGCGTCCATTATCTTGCTGGCCAGGAGGTACAGAGTGGGTATGTAGCGCAGGGCTATAGAGACCGTCAGCCCGAACTCGTAGGGCATCCCCAGCTTCACAAAGGCCAAAACGAGCTCCTTCTGAGGGGTCGTCATGAGAAGGACGAACGTGAACAGGGCTATCGTCAGCAACCGGAAGGAGAAGGACACCCCCAGCACAAGGCCCTTGAGGCGGGGCTCATAGATAACCGGCCACAGAACAACGGTTATCGCCACCAGGGGGAGCAGGGGCTTCAGGAGGTGCATCTGCCTCCGAACGGGGATCCCCCCCAAGAACCGCCCGTAGAGGATCGTGGCGGCGAACATGGGAAGGAGAACCGCTGGGTCGTTGAACAGTAGGGTCCCGGCTATGCCAGCGCCCGCGGCCAGCAGTTTGACGCGGGGGTCTAGACGGTGGAGCACCGAGTCGCCACCGGAGTAGAACGAGTACATCACTGCCCCCCACCCCCAATGCGGGATACCAGCTCACGGACGCTCCTTACGAACCCGGCACCCATTTTTTCGCTTATCCTCAGCAGTCCGGGCTTTTCAAGGCCATAGTGGTGGAGATCTATGGTGAAAAACTGCTCTACCGGGCCGTCAAATACTTTCTCACCCTCGTAGAGTAGAACCACCCTCTCGGCAAGCTCAAGAACGAGCTCCATGTCGTGCGTTATGATGAGCACACCATGCCCCTCCGAGCGCAGACGCGTTACTACCTCCGCAACCTCCCCAGCGCCCTTTGCGTCCAGTCCGGTCGTGGGCTCGTCCAGGATGAGGTACCTCGGCTTCATGGCCAGGACGCATGCTATTGCCAGCCTCTGCTTCTCTCCACCGCTCAGGGAGTAGGGGGTTCTTTCCTCATAGCCTTCAAGGCCGACCATGCCGAGCGCCCATCTGACACGCCTCTCAACTTCGTCCCCACTCAGACCGAGGTTTTTTGGCCCAAAAGCAACTTCCCTAAAAACGTCCTCTTCAAAGAACATGTGCTCCGGGTTCTGAAAAACGTAGCCGACCACCCGAGACAGCTCCGCCACGGTATGCTCGCGCGTGTCCATACCGTCCACGGTAACGCTGCCCCGGGTTGGCTTGAGGAGGCCGTTGAGGTGCTTGGCCAGGGTAGTTTTCCCGCTGCCGTTAGGGCCAACGAGGGCTACTATCTCACCCCCCATCGTAAAGTCCACGCCCCTCAGGGCCTCCCTGCCGTTCTCGTAGATGTGCCAAAGGTTTTTAACCGCGATCATCGTGGACGTTTCAAGTTACGACCTTAAAAACTTGAGGGGTGGCTCGGATGAACTCACGGGATGTCGCTTTCGCAGGTCTCTTCGCCGCTCTGACTGCAGTCGGTGCCCAGATAAGCATCCCCATAGGCCCAGTGCCTTTAACGCTCCAGGTTTTCACAGTACTCCTGAGCGGACTGATCCTCGGGTCAAGGCTCGGTTTCCTGAGCCAGGCGGTGTACCTCTTCATGGGCGTCGTGGGGATCCCTGTGTTTGCGAACGTCCAGGGGGGCCTGGCGGTTATATACGGCCCCACAGGGGGCTATCTCGTGGCGTTCCCCCTGGCGGCATTTCTGGCCGGTTATGTGGCCGAGAGGAAGGACTCCCTGGCCGCAATGGTGGCCGGCTCTGTCATCGCGATCGCCGTAATATACGCCCTTGGATGGCTGAGGCTGGGGCTTCTGATGGGCAACGACTTCAAAAAAGCGTTTTTCATAGGGGTACTACCATTCATACCGGCCGACCTGGGAAAAGCCCTCGTGGCGGCGGCTGTAGCTAAAACAGTAAAAAAGTGGGGGGTGTTGTGAGGCTCACCTCCCCAGTGCCCCTTCTATCGTTTTTAGTGCCCTTCCCTGGTACAGCGCGGCCCACCTGAGATCGTCAAAAATATGAACCCTCGGAAAGTTTCCTACGACCGGCCCGTACTTGGTCACGTTCGCGTAGTGGAGGGTGGCCGTCCGGTTGAGCTCCCTGGAACGCATGAGGGTCACGTTGTCCACTCCCTGGATAACGGCCTCCGCGTAGGCCGTGTTGTACCTCCGGAGGGCGCTTTCGTACGCCATGTAATAGTAGAGGTTGTATGTTATCAGCAGGCTCATCGCTGAGGGATACACCGGCCCCACAATGGGCTGGATAGTCTCCGAAGCTGCAAGATTACCCCCTATTGTTTCGATGTAGAACGCCCTCCACTCAGGCCCCCCTCTGGCGACGCTGTACTCTACGGTCAGGCCGGTAACGAAAACCTTACCGTTTCCGAGGGTGTATATCGCGGTACTTGGCTTGCCGTAGTCGGGAGTTCCCGCGGGTGCCTGGACGGTTATTATCTCTGCATCGGCCGGGAGGCCAACAAAGTAACCGTGGCTGGCGTAGCTGCTGTAGAGCATCGTGTTGTTGGCGACTACGTAATCGTAGTTCGAATAGCTCCGCACTATCGTGACGTTTCTGGGAAGAGGCGTCGTCCAAAGCCCGCCGTTCCATCCCCAGTTGGCGGCATGGATTTCAAGAACCTTTCCGGCCTTCACGTAGTCTTCCAGCTTGCCCATCTGGGGGCCTATCTCATCGTAAAAACTCTGGGGCTGGTCGCTGATGATGATAATCATGTCATACGTGTCTATTAGATCCTGAGCCGTTTTGTTCTGAAGCTCAGTACTCGTCATGACATCGTACGGGACGCCCATGTCAGTGAGAGTGTCCTCAACCGCCGGCGAGTTCCATGCATCTACGTTCTTCAGTATCAGCACGTTGTATTCGCTTAGCGGTTTTGCAGAAACGGAAGCGGGCCCTAACACGGCCATCAAACTAAACAGTACGAGCAGCGATAGCGCTGCGCTCAGAATTTTCTTCATAACAACCCTCTCCTTTTGGTCCGAACCAGGCAGAAGGGTCCTTTGAGGGAGACTCCCACCTTAGATTATTATAGATTTTATAGTACTTAAGCATTTCTGCACATAATTGGATATTTTCCAAAAATTATTCGGCGGTTTTTTCCAGGGTCTTTTCCGCAAAGATAACATCAAAGGAGCGTCTCACCCTGAAAAAGCTGAGCGTTACCTTGGGGTTCCTCTTCGCCAGCTCCTCAATAGGCAGTGGCTCGTAGTCAAGGAACTCCGTTATTCTACTCAGGCTTTTGTAACCTTCTGCCAGTGCCGCTTCTATAGCATCCTTCAGCGCGTCGGATTCATAAACGGCGTGCGTTATCTCCGCAGTCCCGTCGCGCCAGACCGGTATCAGCGCCTCGGGCTCGTTCTCGTAGAAGAGTCCGATCATGTAGTTTACGAGGAAGGGCATTATCAGTGGCATGTTGCCCTCGGCGAGGAAGAATGGTTCAGACGGCATGGCCTTCAAAAGCGCCTCCATCCTACTCCTCGCGGAAACGGGAATGGGATTCAAGACGTGGAGGGAATAGGTTCTGAGCTTGTCCTTTCTGACCACCGTTAGGACATCATCTATTCTCTTGCTCATCAAAAGTCTCCGCTCCGTGAGCCTGACGACCGGCTCATCTGCAACGGGCAGAGTGTAGTTCTCCCACCGCTTCTCCGGAAACGCCATGACCACTGCCCGCATGGAGAAGGGTCTCCGCTCGCCTTTAAAAACCTTTTTTAAGGTGGCTGTCATTTGTCCGAAATTTCTCTCAGAAAATTTAAATTATGTCATATATTTCCATAAATGGTGGCCTAAATGATACCAAGACTGATGAGCACTCAGCATCCTGACAACGTTTACATGCCCTTCTTCGCCAGTTCCCCCGTGATGAGGGGAGAGGACGAGGTGATGGAGGTCTTCTACGCCTTCAACGTCCTCGGGATGGACGAGCAGATGTGGGACTTTGAGGGCAAAGAGGTGGATGAGTTCGTCGTCAAAAAGCTCTTCGAGCGCTACGGGCACTTCTTCAGACGCCGCAGGCTCGGCCGGGAGTTCAGACTGACCCCCAGGGTTCCCAACCCGAGCGTTGAGAAGGCCGAGGCAAAGCTCCTCCTCGAAACCCTTGAGACAATCCCCCCGCTCAGCGGACTACGCCCGAATATTCTACGGTGAGGAAGCTGCCCCAATATTCGAGGTCATCCTGCCGATGGCGACCTCCCCGGCCGAGCTGAACCAGGTTTATGAACTATACCGGCACTACATAGCGGGGAAGCAGTACAAGAGGGTCTACGACATAAAGCTCCACGAGTGGATAGGTGAGTTCTATCCCTGCGAGATAAGCGTTATCCCCCTCTTCGAGACGAAGGAGGCCATCTGGGCGCGGCTGCAGTCGTGGCCGAGTACCTGAAGGGAAAGGAGTTCGAATACCAGAGGGTCTTTCTGGCCAGGAGCGACCCGGCACTGAACTACGGCCTGATAAGTGCCGTGCTCTACGATAAAAGGGCCCTCTTTGACCCCCAGGTGCTGGAAGAGGAGACGGGCGTTGAGGTGTACCCCATCGTCGGCGTCGGCGGCGCTCCCTTCAGGGGCCACTTTACGCCTGAAAACGTGGACGCGGTGATGGATGAGTACCCGAGTGCCCAGACCTACACCGTTCAGAGCTCGTTCAAATACGACTGGCCCACGAAGGAGGTTATGAAAGCCGTTGAGAGAGTTAAGTCCAGGAGGAGGGGGCGTGCGGATCCCGTGCCGGAGGAGGCGTTCTCCCCCCTTAAGAAGTATGAGGAGAGGTATTCGAGAGAGCTGAAGGCGCTCGCCCCCTACATCAGGGAGATTGCAAAGTACGTCCCATCCAGAAGGCACAGGAAGATCCACATAGGACTCTTTGGCTATTCGAGGGAGGTGAACGGCTCGGCCCTGCCGAGGGCCATAAAGTTCACCGCGTCGCTCTACTCCCTCGGAATTCCCCCGGAGCTGCTCGGCCTGAGTGCACTCAGTGAGAGGGAGCTGGATGAGATTTCCGACCACTACCTCGGCCTGTACAGGGACATCGAGTTCGCTTTCCGCTATTTCAACCCGTCCTCCGTTGAGAAGTTCCCGTTCCTCAGCCCCCTCGCTGAGATGGCGGGGAACTACGAGCGGGACGAGGGCCACGAGGAAATAACCTCCGCGATACTCTCTGGCCAGCTCAACGAGTCCCTTGTGGTGGAAGCGGCCGGAATAAGGGGTTTCCTGGGATAGGCCCGCTCTGGCTTTCCCTGCTTTCCAGGTTTTGTTCTCTCCCTTTGCTCCACCTCCATCACAACTCCCTGCTCCGAAATTTTAAATACCTGTTGTAACTAAAATATGGCGGGAAACGTGGGGATGGTGGCCATGGCGGAGATGATAATCCCCCTACCCCCAGCTCCGGAAGATCCTGGAAAAGACCTGCGGCCTGGCGGTGATAAAGCCACGCGCCGAGGAGATGATGGGCATCGTGGAGAAGAAGCTTTCGGACCTCTTGGAGGTCGCCTACGAGAACGCCATCGCCGAGGGGAGCGGGACTATAAAGCTCCGCCACCTGCCGCTCAGCAGGGGCTTCAAAGGCTCCATGAGCCTCTTCAGGGCAGTTATCGAGGAAGAGGGCGTCGAGATAGAGCTGATAAGGAAGTTTGTCCTGCGCGAGATTCCGGTCGAAGTTCCGCTCGATGAAGACGTTATCAACGAGCTGCCTATAATCGCGGGAACCCTCTTCGTGCTCGTCGGAAGGGTCATCAAGGCCCTCCACCCGGAAATCAAGAACGTCTATCCTGAGCACATCGAGGAAGCGAGGAAGGTATTGGACTACACGCTTTGATATCTTTATTTACTTTTATTGCTTTCACATGACAAACGAAAAATTTATATGCTTATAATACAACTTTCCATGGTGATGCTGTGACTAGACTGGCGTTGTTCTACTATGCTGGAACAAAAACCACTCCAGTGGAACAAATTTCTAAGTTTATCGAACTGTTTGATGGTGTCATATTGTTATCTACAGGGGAGGGAAAATACGCCAATGCTTCAGCCCTTATCCATAATATAGAGACATTTGCCACGAAATCTAGTTCGAGATTTGAGATATGGGCCGAAATTCCCTATTATTCCCCCAATGGGTCTCCTCGGACTCTTAAAGATATTCAAAACTGGATAAACAAATTAGAATTTTCTTGGATATCTAGCAGGATAACAGGGTACTATTTCAGCCTAGAGGGTGCAGCGTCTGTTCTTCAGGATTCCACTAAAGTAAGGGATATTGTAAGTTATGTCAGGGATATTTATAAGAAACCTACTCTCTGGATACCAATAGAGAGATGGAGTAGCAATGAACCATTATCTCTAACAAGAAAATGTGTAGAAGAAACAGGATTTTCTCACGTCGCTCCACAGCCACATTATTACATGGTTACCGATAATCACGGAGATCATTATCGACCAAATGGCATGAATTATCAGGATCTAAATGAGTTCATGTGGTTCTGTCACGAAAATGGATTTGGTGTCGAGATGGAATGGGACTCAGCAGTTAGAGGATATTGCGAGCACTGTGGGTACGGATGTGATGCCGTTAAGTGCACGGATAGGGCAAGAGATTATCTATTAGCTCTTAATGACATTGAAACTAGGTTTGGAAAATTCAATTATGTGGTCTATTATTTTAGTACGGATATTAACAATTATCTCGAGGTTGTGCAGAAATGAGAAAAGGAGTATATTTCCTTATTTTTGTTTGTATTGGTATTTTTTCGTATTATTCTCCTATTGCACTTGCTGGAATCGAGATAGTTTCTATATCTCACAGCGGAAGCTCCTGGGGTGTTCTTGAGGAAGCAAATGGTACGTACTCTCTCCTGATCGTAAGTGGAGGGAAGCTGGTCAGCAAAATAAGGCTGAATCCCACCGGAGAACCCTGCGGTTTAGCTTGGAACGGAAGTGAATGGATCGTTGAAACGTTCACCCCCGATAACGTGATCTTCCAAACCCCCAACGGCTCGGGGTTATTTAAGCTGCACAGCTACGACTGCCGGGGTCTGACGTACCTGAACGGAACCTACTACATCCCCGTCTCAGAATCGGCGATGACCGGGGAGTGCTTGCTCGTCATCGTATCCCCCAACGGGAGCGTCGAGAAAGCGGTATCGTGCGGCTACATAGATGGGGTGAGAGTAAAGGCTGTGAGAGGAAAGCTCTACCTAATGAACGCCACTGGGG contains:
- a CDS encoding energy-coupling factor transporter transmembrane protein EcfT translates to MYSFYSGGDSVLHRLDPRVKLLAAGAGIAGTLLFNDPAVLLPMFAATILYGRFLGGIPVRRQMHLLKPLLPLVAITVVLWPVIYEPRLKGLVLGVSFSFRLLTIALFTFVLLMTTPQKELVLAFVKLGMPYEFGLTVSIALRYIPTLYLLASKIMDAQKSRGWEVEKGNVFVRVKRMSAVLIPLLVASLKTAHELSIALESRGFGAGRKRTALYDIRMTRRDFVAAGIVLLLFIAAVYVRYVLGFGHIDIYG
- a CDS encoding energy-coupling factor ABC transporter ATP-binding protein, with the translated sequence MIAVKNLWHIYENGREALRGVDFTMGGEIVALVGPNGSGKTTLAKHLNGLLKPTRGSVTVDGMDTREHTVAELSRVVGYVFQNPEHMFFEEDVFREVAFGPKNLGLSGDEVERRVRWALGMVGLEGYEERTPYSLSGGEKQRLAIACVLAMKPRYLILDEPTTGLDAKGAGEVAEVVTRLRSEGHGVLIITHDMELVLELAERVVLLYEGEKVFDGPVEQFFTIDLHHYGLEKPGLLRISEKMGAGFVRSVRELVSRIGGGGQ
- a CDS encoding biotin transporter BioY encodes the protein MNSRDVAFAGLFAALTAVGAQISIPIGPVPLTLQVFTVLLSGLILGSRLGFLSQAVYLFMGVVGIPVFANVQGGLAVIYGPTGGYLVAFPLAAFLAGYVAERKDSLAAMVAGSVIAIAVIYALGWLRLGLLMGNDFKKAFFIGVLPFIPADLGKALVAAAVAKTVKKWGVL
- a CDS encoding pyrolysin, producing MKKILSAALSLLVLFSLMAVLGPASVSAKPLSEYNVLILKNVDAWNSPAVEDTLTDMGVPYDVMTSTELQNKTAQDLIDTYDMIIIISDQPQSFYDEIGPQMGKLEDYVKAGKVLEIHAANWGWNGGLWTTPLPRNVTIVRSYSNYDYVVANNTMLYSSYASHGYFVGLPADAEIITVQAPAGTPDYGKPSTAIYTLGNGKVFVTGLTVEYSVARGGPEWRAFYIETIGGNLAASETIQPIVGPVYPSAMSLLITYNLYYYMAYESALRRYNTAYAEAVIQGVDNVTLMRSRELNRTATLHYANVTKYGPVVGNFPRVHIFDDLRWAALYQGRALKTIEGALGR
- a CDS encoding molybdenum cofactor guanylyltransferase is translated as MRAVVMAFPEKRWENYTLPVADEPVVRLTERRLLMSKRIDDVLTVVRKDKLRTYSLHVLNPIPVSARSRMEALLKAMPSEPFFLAEGNMPLIMPFLVNYMIGLFYENEPEALIPVWRDGTAEITHAVYESDALKDAIEAALAEGYKSLSRITEFLDYEPLPIEELAKRNPKVTLSFFRVRRSFDVIFAEKTLEKTAE
- the ppcA gene encoding phosphoenolpyruvate carboxylase, with product MIPRLMSTQHPDNVYMPFFASSPVMRGEDEVMEVFYAFNVLGMDEQMWDFEGKEVDEFVVKKLFERYGHFFRRRRLGREFRLTPRVPNPSVEKAEAKLLLETLETIPPLSGLRPNILR
- a CDS encoding DUF4855 domain-containing protein codes for the protein MTRLALFYYAGTKTTPVEQISKFIELFDGVILLSTGEGKYANASALIHNIETFATKSSSRFEIWAEIPYYSPNGSPRTLKDIQNWINKLEFSWISSRITGYYFSLEGAASVLQDSTKVRDIVSYVRDIYKKPTLWIPIERWSSNEPLSLTRKCVEETGFSHVAPQPHYYMVTDNHGDHYRPNGMNYQDLNEFMWFCHENGFGVEMEWDSAVRGYCEHCGYGCDAVKCTDRARDYLLALNDIETRFGKFNYVVYYFSTDINNYLEVVQK